Sequence from the Tripterygium wilfordii isolate XIE 37 chromosome 10, ASM1340144v1, whole genome shotgun sequence genome:
tatatatatacacacacatatatatacacacacatgtatattcCCTTAAATTTCACTCCTTACTGTTTATTGAAACTTTTTGATGTCCCCATCTTAACCTACCGCAGCCAGGCTAAGCCCAACACTTACTATTCCCATATACTaccaagaaaataattaataaatggtAGGGTTAACGGTGTCCTAAGAACATTTGTTAAGGATTGATTATAGCATATTATACTCTGTCATGCGTTGATGAACACCGTTTCATATggtttttaaaacttaaaataagtGTATTTTTCATTATCTAATGCACGTTTTTCATCATTATCTAGTATGCAATGACATTCATTAATATTTTCCATTAATAAACCATAACTATTCAATAATAACAAAAACCCATTAACCTCTAAGAACATAGATGTTCCACCTTTTTTAGGAAAAAACCCAATCATTCTATTAACATTTTCAGGAACACACAAAGGCAGATTTCTTATTataaccctctctctctcttctctctctcccctagTACTACTGCTCAAATAAAGGAACAAATTTCAGAGGAAGAGTCCTCTCATCCTCTCCCATCAATCCCTTCTTCcaccattttcaatttcttcaaaaaaaaatggaaattctCTGATATATCTATCAATCTCCAGTACTACACCTCTGTAGTAGTAAAAAGtacttgcttcttttctttccttttgtcGTTTCTTTGTGGTTTAAACAAAGTTGAAAAACCCTAGAACAAGCCAGAAAGAGAAATCATCGTCATGGATTCAATCCCAGATATGGACATCACagtcaccaccaccacaacaccACCAGCCACGTCATCATCGGCGACGTCGTCGCAATCAAGCAGCCGTTACGAGAACCAGAAGCGTCGGGACTGGAACACGTTCGGACAGTACTTGAACAACCACCGGCCACCGCTGTCCCTCTCTCGCTGCAGCGGGGCCCACGTCCTGGAATTCCTCCGGTACCTTGACCAATTCGGGAAGACTAAAGTGCATACTCCGATTTGCCCTTTTTACGGGCACCCGAACCCTCCTGCCCCTTGCCCTTGCCCTCTCAGGCAGGCGTGGGGCAGCCTCGACGCCCTCATCGGCCGTCTCCGAGCCGCGTTCGAGGAGAACGGAGGGAAGCCTGAGGCCAATCCATTTGGGGCTCGTGCTGTGAGGCTTTATCTTCGCGAGGTTCGGGACTTGCAGTCGAAAGCCAGAGGGATTAGTTACGAGAAAAAGAAGCGTAAGCGTCCACCGCAGCCACTGCCTTCCACACTgcttcaacaacaacaacagcaactTCATGCTCTGCAGTCACCTCCTCCAGGTGCAAGTGCCTGATTTGgtaatttcaaaacaaaatcgCAAATATGTATGGTAATCTAGGGTTTCCTGGCCAGGCTATTAAGTGGGCATGTTGAGTTGGGAAATTCTCGGttactaacaaaaaaaaataggtaTTGCTAgctacttcttcttttttccctttattaATTATGGTTATTTCAATTTATAGTTAATGTTTAATATGTATGGTAATATAGGGTTTCCTTATCCGGCTCCGGCTGTCTGGTGACATATCGGGTTGGGGAATTttcagttaccaaaaaaataatctaGGGTTGCTTATTATTGTGCATTTTGTTTGGTACAGGAGAAGCAATGGTTAATTAGATCTGGAGGTGGGGGACTGAATCTATTCACTGGTAGTAGACTACAAGTAGTGATAGTGAAAACTCAGTATGTTTTATGGTTTTATGTGAAATACTGAATGAGAGAGCAACTGATTATATTGctcatcaatcaaaatatatatcATGTACTTGGagctttttattattattattattgttttgttttgttttgtttttctgttgGCAGTTTTGAAAGCTTTGAAAGACTATACATATAAATCATGTCAGATAGTGTGTCGAGCACTAATAATTAATGGTTGGGTTGCAGATGGGTGCTCAGTTTTTCtcctttcatttcatttctgaCTTGTCTTACACCTTACTGGGTTATTACTACTTTTACTGCTTTTATTTACTGTCTCTCTGAAATATATAGTatggtttattttgttgtatcaggaaaaaaaataatcatatctCATGATTAATTAGTACTTGTGGTGAATAAAGTGTGTTGCAATTCTTGGATCAAAACAAAGTTTATCATTTTTGGGAATTTTGATTTAGTGTTACTGTTGTCATTTCATTTGATTTAGATTGGAAAATGGCTGACAGTAGTGCAATTTCCTTACACTAAACAGTTCATTGTTTGcctgtttgtttttgtttgatttcatgTGTTTTGGAAATACTTGCACTTAATTTAACAGCTTttacagtatatatatatatcatctgcCATTTCACTTATTTGTCATATTATGTACCAGATTTTccagataaagaaagaaagaaatcacTGGTAACTGATCATATTAGGAACACAGTAGAATCTAGTTAGATCTCCAATCAagttaaataatatatatatgtaattaggaggaaaagacaaaaaagattACACCAAATCTTGCCATTATTTATGTTTGGTAATGAGTGCATATTTGTGTGGTATAAGGTATCTTAGGCAAGACATGTATACCTAATGTGAAGCTAGATTTGATCATCGTAAGCCATGCATGGGACACTGATATGTGAGGGTCTTTATCTTGTAAGAAATAGTTCccatatatttgtgtgtgtgtgtgtgggttttttttatgtaatttggaaaataagttcaaaattgttaaTGGTTGCTAGATAACCTTCTTTGACTTTCCTTTCCTTTGAAGTTGGAAGTGTAGAGGAATATCTATTACTTTTTGTGGTTGATTAGTGTTATATAAGAATATTGTATCATATGATATTGATTGACAAAGtttgaatttaaaattaaaattgagtgtgtatatatatatatgcatttctCATGGCTAGTCAGCTCAATAAAGTTAGTTATAAGTTGTCTTTTAAActtaacttcttcttcttcttttattgttCAAGGTCATGCATTCTTGCTTGCTTTCTTTTGTTCAAGGTGCAAGATTATTGAAATTTTTTCcatcttaatttatattttggagTGTGTTTATATATAGTGATAGGAAATTAGTTAATTTGCCATTAATTAATGagtaatttattattttgctAGCTCCATGAAAATTTTTGATTGGTGAGAGAGAGCTGAAAAAAAGACCTAAACATATGTGTGCAGCTTGAATGCTTGATGTAGTTGAAGTCAGTGTCTCCTTGTTTGTTGTCTGAAACATCGGATACCTCAtacttttcttttaatttcctgAAGACGGATTAGTTGGATTTGGGATTAGCAGTAAAACTCTTGGGATACACCGACATTGATGTGTGTAGGTATACAtgaatgtatatgtatgtatatccgCGAACGTATGTATTCGTGTATGCATACACTCATTTGGGTTATAcagatgttatatatatatatatatatatatagtgggtCATGCATGGCTTCTTGACCATTACACACATCTCGCAGCGTATGGTTGGTCGTCCGACAGGAGTATGGAGAGATGGACCTAGGGTTCTTTGTATGGTTAGTGAAATCAACAGCGTACAGAATCTAACTAAAAGAAGTAAAGAGTGTAAGACTGATAGCTTAATTAAGATCGATCATCGAGCTTCTCCTTCACTGATAATATCATTACCCACTAAATTAGTGCGTCTCCATCGATAAATTTTTTCTTCCATTGATGAGTTTTCAAGAACTGGTTACATTACTGTTAAACAAAGTTGCTACAATCTCTGCCACGCATTGCCATTGAAGGGTTTGGGCTGGTGTCTGGTCTTTTCCCCTACTTTACCGGGAAAGTTTTGCGAAAACCGATGTTAATATATGTGGCTGGAACAAGCAGAATATTCTACTATTCACCTTTTAGATTTATAAcctataataaaataaaataaaattcctctctctctttctgtctCTCTGTCTCATCGTGAATTCAGAAATTTTGTTGTAATTAATTAAACTGTTTGAGCGTTGACTAAATTATTTGAGGGATAGGGCAAAAGGGCTTCAATTCTTAACAATAATTTCCTCTCAAAAATATGTTtaaaatcattttttaaaatttaaaattgtgttATAgaatattttagtgttcttaatgttcgaatataatagattttgaaaaaaaaaatctaaactaTAAACTTtaaatcctaaaaatattttGGGTAACCGAAATTCTCAGTCCAACATGTCCACCGAACAATTTGATCAGATCTAAACTCAAACCTAGCCCCTCCATGCTAGCAATCACTAAGATCGGGTGAAAATCATGTGAGGAGAATGAGGCCAATAAGCCTCTCATGGGCAAAGGAAATAACGTCGAAACTGTTGGGCATCAGAGTTATCATAGTCAATTTTACATTCCGTTCAAaacttctctgttttctttattcTAAATCCTAAATAATAAACACTAAAATCTAAATCttaaatttaaaattctaaactctaaatACTAAATACTAATTAATCATAACTCCTAAATGATattatatcattttaaaaatatatatatgatttaacataatttttgaaGGTATTGTAACGAAAATTATAGCTAAGAATTGGAATCCCTAAGTTCCCAACTCTTTATATGTGGGTTGAAATATAATAACAGGTACATCAAAATTGATGTGAACCAATTTGTGCTTTTTACGTCAAAATACATAGTGACCCTACAATTATCAATGCTGCTGATGCATGGCGGCAATTTGTCAACATTATTATTCCTAATTGGCCAATTAAGACTGATTTTTATGCTCTACGAGCATAAAATTGAGCGATTTAATCTCAATCGCCTGTATTTAAGCTTTACGagtcaaaataaaatttgacaATTCCAGTACTTTCCCAATCTTTACAAATTGACCAGAGAGATTCATCACTAAGTTATCAACCACTGATGCAATTAAGTGGTTGGTCactaatacatatacataaatgTAGCGAAATCTGTTCTCCTTTGTGGCTAAAAGAAAGGAATCGCTATAACATCACTTTCCCATCAAAAAAATAAGCTCTCCACATACACTAATTTCTTCTTTCATCCGGTGATGTTATGAATTCTTGACTTTAATAATCAGGATGTTTTACTTGTCATGCTGACAATACATGAGAAAATAGTAAATGAAAATAACTTTTTGTCCATTTATATTTCGACAACTTaatatgaaaagtgaaaactgaTTTTCATCTCAAAAATCCATGTAGAGTTTGTGTAATAATgagaaattattcaatggtTCTGACACACCATATTATATGTTGATCTAATGCAGCAAAATAATGAGATAGTGTCAATTCACATGCGTTAgtgcattttttaaattttaattataaactaCTTATCTCCATTCTAAATTAGTTATGGTATACTCTAACAAcatataagagcatccacaattaCTGAGAGCTCTTGTGCCCACCCTCCATATTTCTCAAAACTAATGTTTTTTTGATAATATCAATTGTTTGATAATGTCACACCCACAATGACAAACAATCTCAAGAactccaaatccttcatattTACCCTCTTTGAGTTAGTTTTTAAGTAAGTGTTTCAAGTTCTTGGTAAATCTATTTTGAAGAGCCCGGTGGGACTATCGTAATTTCTCGTGTAATAATATCATTTACTCGTACGAGAATCCCGCATTCCGCGGTCAATTAGATTAGACGTTGGATTTGAGTAAAACGAAAACAAAAGCATTTCCAATATTTATAAAAAGAGTGGGACCCATATGACCCACTAGCCCTCTCCAGCCCCACGTGCGCACCTGTCACCGATGTCGGCTACAGTTTTCCCTCGACAGTTCAAACGCATGAGACTCCTACACGTGTACTCTTACGGGCATCTTGCCTACCGTGTCTCGGTGAGCGTTACCTGTACTTGATCTCCGTCCCCAGTTATTTATTTAGTGGGTCCCATATCCATCCGATTTTAGCCGTTGGATTCTAATAATTCGTACGGACAATTATCGGCCGGGACTGAGAAGGAATTTTCAAATTagctttttttaatatatatttatacgactttttttatgatgaaaataaaataaaaatagatgGCAGGTCTTGTCACTTCAAATGAACTGTTGTTTTGCAAGAAAAGAAATCTGAGATTCTTTTAGGCCCCACTAGATAGGCAAAAGTTTCAAAGAAATTCGGTGGGAGAAAAGACCATTATCGGTGGAGATTTATCATTAGTGCATGTTAAAATTCCAACCTATATGAGATTTATTAATCATTTACTATCCATAATtgataagagcatccacaatgggatgattttgaagtacttgatatgatactttcttgataagttaagtgctagatgttcacaatggatataatggagtgtattttaagtacttgaaatgttacttttttgataagtatagcgctacatgcacacaatgggtgaaaaatgacgcttgaaaatttagttgtggaaaaatgatacttgagagttggagtatgtatatagttgatgaatagtgaagagagagatgataaaaaggaagaaagaggtgatgaaaaagaagagagagatgataaaaaggaagaaagagaagatgaaaaggaagagagagatatgaaaaggaagaaagagatgataaaaaggaagagagagaaaatagagaaagtgagtatggagtgttggaatgtatgaagtgttgatgaatagtgtatattgtgagatttaatcatccaattaaattgtgccacgtaggataaaggaggagagagagaataattttgaagtgcttgatatttcaagcatcactgtggatgctctaaccaCACATAATCACGATTAGCTCATATGAGACTTTTATGCATAATATCTCacagaggtctcgagttcgagcctccacATCCctttgtattaaaaaaataattaataaccaCAACTTTTTCTTAATTACAGTGGATCTAGAAACCTGACTTTTACAGTGTCAATTTAGTCCGCCCAACTCCCAAGGTATTACGCACTTTAATCCGCCCAACTCCCAAGATATTGCGCACTTTAGATCCTATTCGAACCACTAGGAAATAATCTTGTCTCTCTCATTCGAATTCAAAATCTTTTTAGTTTGGGAGAGCAAGTGGCCAGCCAACTTATTTGGATGTGGAAATCGAGCTTTCTTATCTTGATATTTCAATCCAACTAAGATATTGAGTGTTTTAGAGCTTCATCATCACgtatttatttcataaaataatTTCTTCTCATCCAGTCGAACTCATAACATGTTTAGTTTGACGGAATGAATATCCAAATGACGAGCAAGCCTGGATGTAGATAATTGTGTGGTTGATATATGGTTGGATACATAtaattggaatatatatatatccccttTAATGGGCCAAAAATAGCGAATGTGAAAGAACTGTATATTATGTTGTTGGTCTCATTTTCACCCAATTAAAACTAACTTCAATTCCGACACACTCGTTGTTATATATTAGTATGGTTtaataattacattgaatttcggcCCAAGACTTAACTAGTATATAAGGTTTACGAGTATTATATTTGGCCCGTGAGTTTATCATTGGGATAGTCTGATGGACTGTACTTTCAATGAGTTCCCTTGTTATTAAAAAAGAGAGGGGGTGTTTCCAATTTCTCAAAGAGAGAGTTTCCCATCCAATGGATGCCATTTTCAGACGCTAAGCAAAgggtgcccgggacctgctgtaataaaattacaacaggTCCCGCTATAATGCCCTTTATGggtcataaaaaaatttatttttatttttaaaaatcataaatatatagtatttttcataacgaatccaacggtatattttttgtttgaaacaaaaatcaaattcatcgtgatcaaaacatcgaatattttaagtttatattcgatggtctagaattgtcgtgtctttttcatgttgaatttgatttttgtttctaacaaaaaaatatatcgttgtgttcgttaCAATGAACATTACATacttatgatttttaaaaataaaaataaaaaattttaatgccCAAAAGGACATTCCaatgggacctgctgtaataaaattacagcaggtcccgggcttCCCTAAGCAGACCGCTCCATCCCTTAAAGAGAGATGATGTAGGGGGTCCTTGCTAGTGCAAGCTATATATCTACCTACCTCTCTTCTGGATTGTTTCTATTGTGGACATTATTATCAGTTTTTGCATGTTTAGATGGGGGCCTTCCATTGCAAGTCTGCGACACGTAGGTgtatgtgatatatatatatatatatatatatgatatgatgttTCTTATTAGGGTAGTCTTGGTGTCACTACTCACTATAACATTAATGTAATCTCTGGTTATGTACTCTTTACGTACAATTATTGCcagtatttcttcttctttccaatCCAATGACTTCCAATTTTAAGTTTTCTGATTCAGTGCCCGTGCGCGCCAGACTATCACAATCACACAAGTTAAAAGTTGTAAGCACATGCAGTACTAAATATGATACCTCCCTATGTATGTATAGACCTCTAAGTAGCACTCCCTTAAGAAAAGTGTCATGAGATTAAGGTTTGTACCGGATGAGGCCCCCCCTCCAGTGGATAAACAGATTGACTCCTGTGATTAAAATTATAAGATCAATGATAATGAATGACGTtcgatttttttattaaattcaaaatattattatgtGAATTTCATACACAGATTGAACATCTCTGCCATTAAAATTACACTGCAGGCAGGGACCTTAACCCGCTTTGTGTCCAGTCCCGTACATGGATTTGACTTGAAATTTGGGTCGTTTTTGATGATGATAGGTCACATCCCCAAAAGCAGTTCGACAATGAGAGCTCATtttaacttgtcttcttctaCTATAAACAGGGAGAAGGGACGTGCATGTAAATAGAATTGGGGTGCACCTATACACGTGTGGCTATAACAATAGAGTCTGGTCAGCATTAGATGTGCCTTTAATACCTGTCCCAAAGGTCAAGTAGATAAGACGAGAGTTTGTCTCACgttcatgtgtttttttggcTATGGATTCAGCTGCCGATATCTCTGTTATCCCAATTGAGCCCACGAATGCATTTATAAATTCTATGTGTCAAACTTAATAACTGAAATAATTGGGATATCAAACTGTTGGgatgtttttattgttttatcattttcgttccgcaaaaatattatttagctTAGAAATATATGTCAAGAGGTTGCGATATGATTACTAGGTCCATTCCGTTAAGATTAGGCCCTCCTATAACTTGGGCCAGACCGGTAAAACGTCCATGATTGCAGACCTGGGCCGGAGCCTGTGTAAGTTCGAACGTTTTACCTCTCTAACACATTAACGGGATGCAGTCAGTCCAATGGGCTACCCGGCCGGCTGCAGCCCATTTAGAAAGTGCAATTGACGAGACTGTAGAGAATGAAAACAAGAATGGAGTCACTCGAGTGGACTGGCAACAAAGGGTCTACGAAAGCAGCTACAACATAGCATATAAACTGCCATTGCAATCCATAGTAGAGGAATCAACTTCTTCAGGGAAGAAATTCCTACCCAGCACACTCACTAACACTCCCCGTCCTCTCcggaaaactgaaaaaaaaagtttcagtGCACTCAAgagattctctaaaatacataaaaatacaTGAAGCTGGCAAAAATTAATTCCGAATTGATTTCACCAGCAAATAAAGAAACATCACAAATCCAGAAGCATGTTGAATAATGAAAACAACAGAtcctcaatcaaacaaacagcTAGTGTCTCGAAACGGCAAAATTTGTCGAGTCTCTGCAACGGTTTGAAGCCTAAACAAGTACATTAAgtctaaatagataataaaggAAATGAACTATGCAAAAACAATAAGTGGTCTCTAATTAAATGAACTCTCTCGTAAAACTTATCCTGCACCAGTAATCTGACAGAGATTCAGCCCAGCAGCTCCAACAAATCACCTTTCTTCATCTTTGAATACCCTTTTATACCGCGAGATTTGGCCAGTGCCCTAAGTTCAGGTAATTTCAGAGCGCTCAAATCTTTCCAATCCTGTTTCTCCCCAGCCTCATCCTCATCCCCATCAGCAACGTCCAACTCATCCTCGGCTAACTCATCAAACACATCCCCGCCTGGAAAAGCTGACCTGGACTCGGGCTCAGTTTCTATCTCCGGTTCTGGCTCTGATTCAGGGTCATATATAGGCTCAGGCTGTATCTCAAAGAGATCCTTTTTTATTTCCATGGCTTGTGTTGTAGAATTGAGGGTGTCCTCACTGGGATAAATGGGCTCGTATTTCACTTGAGGGACTGGAGACTTGCGCCTAAAAATCGATCGTGGCCTAGTTGGAGAAGCGGCATTGGATTTTGGGTCCTCACTTTCAATTTTGCTCGTAGAACTAAAGAAACTTCTGCTTTTGTCTTCATTGAATGCACTTTGTTCTGGCTGATCCAAATTAAAATCTTCACTGCTGCCACTTCTGCCTTTTCTCTTAGCTTGCTCGCTCGAGTGTTTCCTCAGAAGCTTCAGAAGAGAGTTCACAGTTTCACTCTCTTTACCTTGTGTTTGAATGGcttcaatcttcttcttttcttttactgCAGTTCTTTCCCGGAGCTGTGCCTGGACCTTCCTGAATAGCTCAACAATCTCCTTCTCCCTAGGTCCAGGGACTGTAGTGGCTTGGGACTTTGAATTATTGGAAAGGGCAAGTAATGGCCCATTCCTTGAAGATAACAGCTCAGATTCGTCAAGGTTCCCAAAGCTGTCCCCGTCCCTCTCTTCGTTTTGCCAGTTTCTGTTTCTGGAGTATCCACCTTTGTTTGGTCTCGAGAAATCTGGATTTCTCCTAGCTTTACACACAAATAATCCCCCACTAGAAGCACATTTCAGAG
This genomic interval carries:
- the LOC120007122 gene encoding protein LIGHT-DEPENDENT SHORT HYPOCOTYLS 4-like, with amino-acid sequence MDSIPDMDITVTTTTTPPATSSSATSSQSSSRYENQKRRDWNTFGQYLNNHRPPLSLSRCSGAHVLEFLRYLDQFGKTKVHTPICPFYGHPNPPAPCPCPLRQAWGSLDALIGRLRAAFEENGGKPEANPFGARAVRLYLREVRDLQSKARGISYEKKKRKRPPQPLPSTLLQQQQQQLHALQSPPPGASA
- the LOC120006826 gene encoding rho-N domain-containing protein 1, chloroplastic-like — translated: MSHAVHLIAKSIPGYRPSDGKCLPCLGVSGRVVSLSTCTFQGNSINHSQVKYGSLKCASSGGLFVCKARRNPDFSRPNKGGYSRNRNWQNEERDGDSFGNLDESELLSSRNGPLLALSNNSKSQATTVPGPREKEIVELFRKVQAQLRERTAVKEKKKIEAIQTQGKESETVNSLLKLLRKHSSEQAKRKGRSGSSEDFNLDQPEQSAFNEDKSRSFFSSTSKIESEDPKSNAASPTRPRSIFRRKSPVPQVKYEPIYPSEDTLNSTTQAMEIKKDLFEIQPEPIYDPESEPEPEIETEPESRSAFPGGDVFDELAEDELDVADGDEDEAGEKQDWKDLSALKLPELRALAKSRGIKGYSKMKKGDLLELLG